The Leishmania donovani BPK282A1 complete genome, chromosome 23 DNA segment GTACGGCAGCATGTACACGAGGGTGGTGGAGCTGGCGAACGTGCTGAAGTACCAGTACGGTATTGCAAAGGGCGACCGCGTTGGCCTGTATCTACCCATGATCCCGTTCGCTGCGGTGGCCATGCTCGCCTGCGCCCGCATCGGTGCTGTCATCACCGTGATCTTCGGCGGCTTCTCGGCTCAGGCGCTCAGCTCACGCCTGAAGGACGCCCAGGCAAAGCTGCTTATCACGGCCGACGCGTCGGCGCGGGGCACAAAGCCGATTCCTCTCAAGGACGTGGCAGacgaggcgctgaaggaATGCGAGGAGGAAGGCATGTCCATCGCGTGCCTCGTCGCTGAAAACATGAACCGTCAATCCTGCAAGATGAAGGAAGGCCGAGATACCTGGTACGGCGATGCCTTAGCCCGACTGACGCCGGAGCAGCACGAGGAGTGCCCGGTGGAGTGGATGGGCGCGGAGGATGTGCTGTTCCTGCTCTACACCTCCGGCAGCACAGGGAAACCCAAAGCCATCGTGCACACGACGGCGGGCTACATGGTGtacgcctccaccaccttcaTGTACAGCTTCGACTACCACATGGACGACGTGTACTTCTGCACGGCTGATATTGGCTGGATCACAGGCCACAGCTACGTCGTGTATGGTCCGATGATCCACTGCGCCACGTCGGTGCTGTTCGAGGGTGTGCCGAACTACCCCGACTACTCGCGCTGGTGGCAGCTCGTCGAGAAGTACAAGGTGTCCATCCTCTACACCGCGCCCACCGCGATCCGCTCCCTCATGCAGGCCGGCGACGACTACGTCAAGGTGGGCAACCGCAGCACCCTGCGTGTGCTGGGCTCTGTCGGCGAGCCGATCAACGTGGAGGCGTGGAAGTGGCTGCGCGAtgtcggcggcgagggccACTGCGATGTGTCGGACACGTGGTGGCAGACCGAGACGGGCGGCCACATGATTACACCGATGCCGGGCTGCACCCCCATGAAACCCGGTAGTGCAACGCTGCCGTTCTTCGGTGTCCAGCCGGTTATTCTCGACCCCATGAAGCTGCATGAGAAGCAGGGCCCCGCGGAGGGCCTGCTCGCCATTCGCGCGCCGTGGCCTGGTATGGCCCGCACCATCTACGGTGACCACGCACGCTTTGAGAAAACCTACTTTGGCGTGGACGGGTACTACATGACAGGCGACGGTGCTCGCCGCGACTCGGACGGCTATTACTGGATCACGGGCCGCGTCGATGACGTGCTGAACGTGAGCGGGCACCGCATCGGCACCAGCGAGATCGAAGACGCCGTCAACACCCACCCGGCCGTGGTGGagagcgccgtcgtcggcttCCCTCACAACATCAAGGGTGAGGGCATCTACGTCTTCCTTACGTTCCGCCAGGGGACGGAGGTGACGCccgagctgctggcggcggtgaaggcgacTGTGCGCAAGGTGATTGGCCCGCTGGCCACGCCGGACGTGATGCAGGTGGCTCGCGTAGGGCTGCCCAAAACGCGCTCCGGCAAGATTGTGCGCCGCATCCTGCGCAAGGTATCGGCTGGGCAGTACACGGAGCTGGGCGACACCTCGACGCTGGCGAACCCCGACGTTGTTGAGGACCTCATCGCCGAGCACCAGAGGCTGTGCTCTCAGAACNNNNNNNNNNNNNNNNNNNNNNNNNNNNNNNNNNNNNNNNNNNNNNNNNNNNNNNNNNNNNNNNNNNNNNNNNNNNNNNNNNNNNNNNNNNNNNNNNNNGACGGTGCTCGCCGCGACTCGGACGGCTATTACTGGATCACGGGCCGCGTCGATGACGTGCTGAACGTGAGCGGGCACCGCATCGGCACCAGCGAGATCGAAGACGCCGTCAACACCCACCCGGCCGTGGTGGagagcgccgtcgtcggcttCCCTCACAACATCAAGGGTGAGGGCATCTACGTCTTCCTTACGTTCCGCCAGGGGACGGAGGTGACGCccgagctgctggcggcggtgaaggcgacTGTGCGCAAGGTGATTGGCCCGCTGGCCACGCCGGACGTGATGCAGGTGGCTCGCGTAGGGCTGCCCAAAACGCGCTCCGGCAAGATTGTGCGCCGCATCCTGCGCAAGGTATCGGCTGGGCAGTACACGGAGCTGGGCGACACCTCGACGCTGGCGAACCCCGACGTTGTTGAGGACCTCATCGCCGAGCACCAGAGGCTGTGCTCTCAGAACTAGAGGCGGTATTAGAACATCggagagcgcacgcgcaggggcacgcacgcgtggctgaagaaaaaggaaagtCAAGCCGCACGGATGTGCAAGAAAGTCAAGGGGCTGACGTCCGTTCGCCTAACCTCGCTTCGCCTATTACTtctcctcgccaccacccctTGGCGGGCTGCCTCTCACCTTGTAACACAACGTGCACTCCCTTGCGCCTCCCCCTCAGGtacagagagacagacgcCAGCCCATCCGCTTACCGGCACAGATGCGCATACGCCTCTCGCGCCTCATCGTTTACGAAAACGCAGACGCGACGGTCAGCCCAAAGCCGAAGACATATAAAGACGAAAAGCACGGAGATGTGCCATCATCGGCACGCCCAATctccatctctttctcttcccttccacTTCGTTCTTattttcctcttccctcttccctctccgtGATCGGATGGCTTCAAGTTTGCCAGCGTACAAGAACGTTAATCATATGCAGTGCTCCTCGCACCCACCCCTGCCTCGCCGCCCTTGGCAACCCCTCCCCGCCCGTCTTCGActcctctgcgtgtgtgtctgtgtctgcgtgtttgtgtgtgcgtgtgtgtgtgtgtgtgtctccccagccctccctctccacctctctATTTCTGGCATTCTTCCTTGCCTGCTTGACCGGTGCCACGTCGGTCAAAACACGAATATCTCTGCCGTAAAGAAGGTTCGCGTAccgtgtatgtgcgtgtgcgaatCCCTCGGCCGACGAGATTCCTTGTCTCCAACGTGCCCATTTCTCTGCCATAGAGCACCATCAGTTCAACCCCCcactcgccctcccccccgccacatcgcgtggtgcgaagcagccctgGACACAAGCGCCACAGCCACGCGCTGACCCAGTCAGTTGAGCACGACCCATGCCTCCAACCCTACCCACCACCCGCCTAACAGCCGCTCCTTccatcatgccggccgccaccctgTGCACCTTTAGGGGTGGCGCTGGCACTCTGCACATAacgtggatggcacaagcgtgtgctcgctgtcgcgggtCTCTCCCACGCACCGCCATCTGggacctcaccgccgacatcagcagcgatgactCCCACTGACCTCGCCGTGTCGTAGGCACgcgaccctgtcaccaccaggggtggctcggcattgggaggggtggcgggggCTCCacggcccccaccccccaccgagagcaggcgcgccgGGCCCTgacgccacgcacggagaggtGTCGCATGTCATGAGAGGGCTGCCAATGCAATGCTCTCACACACATCCCTGCAAAGGGGCGGCTTCGCCGCGTCCTTGTTGCCGCTCAGCACATGAAAATGGTCTCTGTCACCTTCCCTCATCAGCATCACTGTCCTTTTAACTTccctcaccccaccctcGCCTCTCCCGCTCGGTGGGTGGCTTCGACCAGCGTACAAGTATAGGCtcgcacctgcgcgtgcacacaagcaGTACTCACAGACGAGCGTTGGCTCTGGGCTGCCAGAAGCAATGTCGCGCACCGCGGAGACCGTGGAGGAGCTAGCGCGGCGCTACTACCTTACGACAGCGCTTGTGGAGGAAGCGGGGCGTCTCTTTGATACTTACGCTGGAAGCGGAgatgcgccgccggcgaacAGTAACGAGGAGCCCTTTATCACGGTGCctgggctgcagcggcttaTGGTGAAGATGGGCACCCCCATCTCGCAGCATGGCGTGGTAGAGCTACTCCGCTTCtttggcagcgccgctgctgtcgctgtcaAGGAAGTTGAACTGTCGGACGGTCCTGCCAACGGCCAACAGTCTCCAGCGGTAAAGGGGGCTCGTTCTCCCgtagcggcgacggcacctGCAAGTCAGCAGCCTTCATCACGccagagaaaaaagaaaagcggtGCAACGGCGCAGAAGACTGGCGCCAAAGATGCCTTTGAATCCTCGACGAAGCTGGGCGCAGACCACAGCGCAGGCTGTGGAGCCAGTAGTGGCACTGCATCTGCAAACTCATCGccgttggcggcgccgctacATGTCGCGGCACCTCCCTCCGCGGTCACAGCGGAGGGCATGAATTTTTCCGCTTTTGTGTACTTTCTTTTGGTGTACCCTGAACTGTCTCAGCGACCCTCGGGGATGGCGGCAACCGCATCAACGACCAACGCCGCCACACGGAGCGGTCTCCATGTCAGTATTCCAGAGCTCTTTGCGACGATCGACGCTGACGCAGATGGGGTATGGAGCGTGCACGACCTACGCCACGCTGCCGAGGTGTGCGTAAGGGAAGATGATGGGCTCCTTCAGGAAGACCCCGATCTGTGCCACTTGGCAGAAATGCACCCGGCGGAGCTCGCGGTCGCCCTTCACGAGCTGGACGTTGATGGGGACGGCGTTGTGACTTTAGACGATGTACGGCAGGCACTGTATTACTGAACACGAGCAGGACCAGAGCGGTGGAACCGCTGCGCCTcatggcagcgctgctcaagtcttgtgtgtgcgtatgtgtgtggggggaaGCAGGAAGGTGGGGAGGATTGCGATGGTGGCGCGGCTCATTTtttgctccccccccctaaGGGCCTGCCtccctacacacacacacatgcacgtaTACCTCTATCCTTCCACTATCACTCCTCTCCGACATGCAGAAGAATCAGATGCAGGCAAAGAGAAAGGTGCGCacgtttttgtttgtttgtgttatgtgtgtgcgtgtgtgtacgctgCTGTGTACCTCTACGCCAGCGGTGCTGTCTGCAAGGGCCTCCGGGACTTTGCGTGGCTACGCTACCGCCGCCTTACGGTgctccgccctctctctcagtGCGGGGGGGAAGTCTGCCAcggcccacacgcacgccgtcgCAGTCTTTAGGTGGGAAATAGTGCACATTCCAAGGCAGTAGACGCCTGTtgctgcacgcgcacctccaTGTCCATCACAGCCCCGCCAGCATGCACACGATCGAGTCTCTTTCCTGCTGCCTTTCCTTGTCATACGAGcatacgcatgcacacgtatacatatacacgtgtgcatgcgttCGCGTACATATATACACGTACGCCCCTCAGTCTTTTTGTTCTTGTCGGTGTTGTTGTGCGGCACAAGACGCGCCAACGGAACGACCAAGCGCGTGGCTGGATAAGcggtgcgtgtatgtgtgtggatCTGTGAAGAAGAATTTTGGAAGAGGGTCGAACAGTTAAGTGCAAGATAGCCCCACTCCAAGGCGAACGGGCTTGGCATTAAGGTACAGGTGTTGCATCCCCGTCACAAGGCCATCGGCGTAGACAAGGCaaagcacacgcgcacgcgccgctggATCACCATgggtgtgccgctgctcttgaCCTGGCTGCGGAAGCGTTTTGCTGACTGCTTCATGCCAGCCGACAGCGCGGTCACCGACTACATCCGCGAAAGCACAGACAACCTTTTTATTGATCTCAACTCCTTCTTGTACCAGGCCGCCACCATCATTACGGCGACGCACCGCTCGCTCCGCTTCGACTCGGTTGATGAAGTGGAGGATGTAGTGCTGCGCAAGCTGTTTGACCTCCTCGACGACCTCGTCATGAACCTCGTTCAGCCCAAGGCGCTGGTGTACATCGCGGTAGATGGCGTATCGCCACTGGGCAAGatgtcgcagcagcgtgcgcggcggcgtcgtggagcgcgccggcagccgtccgcctcgtcgtcttcgccttctcgccATCACGAGCCGGCGGGCAACATCAACGACCTGTGGGACAGCAACTGCATCAGCGTCGGGACGCGCTTCATGGCCAaggtgacggaggcgctACACTTTTACGCCGTGAGCAGGACAGAACGAATCAACGCGAAGCGACTTCGCGAAGAGCGGGTCCGCATTGACAAGGCCGACGCGTCAGTGGACTCTGCCGCCGGCGACTCCGCCGGCGCGCCGTACGTGTTCCCCTTCCTCAGCATCATTGTCGACGATGTGCTGCGCcccggcgagggcgagaaCAAGATCGCCGAGTTCAtccgccgcatccgcgcTGATCCGAGCTACGGCCCGAACACGTCGCACGTCATCTGCAGCTCCGACACGGACGTCACCGTAACCAGCCTAATCCTGCACGAGCCACGCATCCATGTCCTGCGCTACGAGCCGCCAGTCTCGCTGGGAGGTAAGCTGCCCATGAAGTCTCAGCCACCGCCTCAGCATCACCATCATcaccgcagccaccaccagcacgtGCGTTTCTCCTCTCATCCACATCGCGGCAGTGGTCCTTCGTCGCACGGGCCCCGTCGGGTCGACGGACGGAGCGGCCATGCGCATCACGGCGCACCAcgcccctctccgcgccacggcgccggtgccgctgcgcagccacCGCCCCCGAAAGACAGCTGGCTCTCCACCTTCTTTAGCATTCACGTCTttcggcagcggctgcgtggcATCCTTCATTTGTCACcaagcagcgacgccgcttccgccctcgcgggcgccgctgtgcccTCGGTGGACGCCGAGGAAGCCGCCCTCACCTTTGAGCACGCCCTGCACGATGTTGTCTtcgtgttgctgctcttcgGCAACGACTTCCTGCCCACCATCGGCGGAAGCATCCAGGAGGGCACGTtggatgcgctgctctcgctgctggcgacCGACTTTGTGCCGCGTGGGCGCACCTTGGTGGACCCGGCAACAAACCGCATCCAGTATGCGTCTGCACGCTACCTGCTCAGTTGCCTGGCGGAGCTGCCAGGCAATGCAAAGAAAGGTGGAAGTGGAGGTCGTCTGCAGGTGCACAACGGCGGCTCCGACGCGCTGGACTGGGGCTTCACAGCcgaaaaagaagcgaaggAGCGCGACCCCGCCTTTatcgagcggcagcagcggcgcgagaAGCAGCATGAGCGCATGTGCTACTGCTACTGGACGATGCTGCAGTGGGCACTGCAGTACAGCGCCGGCATTGTGGAGCACTGGGGCTGCTACTACCCGTACGGCAGGGCACCCCCCTTGTCAAAGCTTGCCACATACTGCGGTGTGCTCACCTACAGCGCACTCGGGGAGAttgcgcgacggcgactgGAGatgaacgccgccgctgggcGTGCCACGAGTAGCATCGATGGCGAGGTCGGAAACgccaacgaggaggaggacgatgacgacgccATGGACGGGCTTCCGACGTCAGTGCTGCAGGCCGGGGAGGCTGGCACGGCGGTGGTCGATGCTGCAGAGCGAGGCAAGCCGACGGATGTgatggtgcagctgctgatcCTTATCCCTCCGCGCagtgtggcgctgctgcccactGTCTTTCGGCATCACTACAAGGAAGTCGAGGCGGCTGTGCAAGCGCccgtggagcagctgaacCTAGTGTCCATCGGTGCCTGGTgcgaggagaagaagcggtCGCTTAGCGAGGAAGAGCGGACGCGCTTCACAGCGTACCAGTTCTTCGCCTCCGACGCCGATCtcggcaccgccgaggcACCGTTTCCCGCGCGAGACATCGCCTTTACCGCCTATTGGAACGGCCCTGCCGTCGAGGCGGAgttggcagcgctgcgggtGAGCAAGAAGGCAGCAATaagtgctgccgctggcatCACCTTCACGGCCGGCGCCACGTCGTCCACTTCGGCGGCGGGACTGCAGAGTAGGGCCGCCTCCTTTTTCAGCATGGGTCGTCGGCCGGCTTCCGGCACCTCAAGCaatggcggcgcagcagcactctTGGCAACAATCAACATCACAAGCGCACgtgcctcgccgccaccggcgccggccACGGCGGAGATTGCGACGCCACTCGAAGAGACGCCTGCAAGCCCGTCGACTGAAGCAACTccggcactgcagcagcagcatcagcccGTAAAGCTGCAGCACCCAGCAGGCGACTACGTACTCTGGGTGGTCCCATGCGACGCTCTGCAAGACGCGCTGATGGTCAAGGCGCTGGGTACGGTGCACGGGAACCGCTTCTGCGTGGGCAGCTACGTGCCGCTTGTGGAGCAAGACGCCGTACTCAGTCGCAGCGGTGGGCCACGGCAGGAAGTGCGGCTGCAGTTCCGCCTGGCTGTGGCCCCAATGATCACGGACACAACGTACGGGGCGCGCCTGCTGTCGGGGTACGAGGAGCCGGCGGAGGTGGGCATGCGCGAGCGGATCGCGGAAGCGAGAAAAGAGGAAGCCGACCGGGCCGATCCGTGGAAGCAGCTGGACAAGATGCAGACGCTGCGACAGGAACGCAAGCGTGCCCGCGACGTCGAGAACGTACACGCGTCTGGTGAAGGGGAGCTAGACGGCGACCTTGCgcacgctgcaccgccgagCGCCGGCGATGATGGCCAGATGCCGCAGGAGGtagagctgcaggagcggccgccgcctcaaCAGGTGACGGTCGACACTGTGGACTCTACAGTGCAGGTGGCCGATGCGGAAGCGCTTCTGAAACTTCGCAAGGAGgaagcgcggcgacggtTAACTGCCTTGAAGGCTGCTCGGCaggccgcgcagcaggacGAGTGATGCACCTAACGCCATGCTCGGAAGGCGTGCCTTGGATAGCGAACGCGAACAATCAACTCTTGCTTGCTCGCTCTCTACTTACCGCTTCCTCATCCTATTCAGCAAGTGAGTGTACCGGTCCCTGCGgaatcagcagcagcaaagcaGCCACGCTCGTACACGCAGTCAAGTGGACGAGCGCGACAGTGGCGGGAGGGGTGGGCAGCGACAGAAacaggagagaagagggggatTAGTTGAAGTATATCAAAGGCCTTCAGTCGATTAAGGGTGCGCGCACTAGCGTACCATCCACTGTTGCCTCTGCTAGGCAAGTACGCGTGAGCATGACGGGGAGAAAGGGTGCAACTGTTGCTGTGCGTCACACAGGAGGCAGCCAGGGCGTGTGCTGGGTGAGCCAATGGGACCGTTCGTTCGACTCGCATGGGAGCCGAAACAACGGTGGCGCACCACTCAAGCATGAAAGCAAAAAACTGTCGAAGGCGGGCGCACCGTCGGCACTCTGCGCAGGCACAGTCGTGCACTCGCCTCACctgcacccccaccccctacCCGTACGTTTGCTCgcttgccctcctccccccttcccatGCCACTTGGCATCCGTttctgctctcctcctcgcccctgcctgcctgcctaCCTCTCCCTGTACGTGCGTGAGCGTCTCAACTGCGATATGTGCCATCACCGTGAAGGCATACGAAAGCACAAGCACAGAGACGTACGCACGCGTTTCTCATTAATCTcttctttctgtgtgtgggtgtacgcgcgtgcgtgcgtcgctCTTTGATTGTGTCTGGGCCTCATCACGGCGCCGGTTGTGTGGCGGTTTCCGTTGTTGCCCTTTGCCTCCCCTTGTCATCTCTAATCACGTTCACCTACGCATCTCGTCTGCGGCCGCCCTCCCCGACtcactctttctctctctctctctctcgttgtcGCGCTGGGGGAAAAACAGAAGACGCAGATGCACACGAAACGTTGTATCCGCTGCTCTTTGCCGctcccccgcctcccttTCGTTCCGCCCCGTTTGCCCCGACCGCTCTCGCGTCGTGCCTGCCTCCGTCGGCTTGCGTGTTTATGTCGTTGCGCCTTCTTCCTTGTAGCTCGGTCGACGCCGGCAATGCAGCGCTTTGGGCTGTCCGCTTGTATCCACCggctgtggtgctgcgggtGCTCGCTGGTAGCGGCAACGTCCTCgtggagaagggagggaggaggcgctgacgctgaTTCACTGGATGTGGAGTACGCATGGGGAATTGTGGCGCGAcaaggtgctgcgctgcggcgaaggggcgcttcgcctctcccccgtcgctgccaccagcaccagcggtggTTGCTTGCCCTTCGCTAATTGAGCCTACCGCTTGCTAGGCGCGGTGCTCACTGGCACGGCCCCGGCCGGGTGTCCGTCCCCTTTCCAAGAAGCGTGGTGCCTCATCGAAAGCCTGAGCAGCATTCCGCTGAAGGGGGATACGGGCGTGCGGCGGGGTGGAggcgtggctgctgcagaaTGGACCCACGGGCATTTGCACGCAGGCGAACGTACGACTCTTGCGGTACAAGGTGAGTAGCTTGATCTCTCCCAAGGATGCCCCACCAGCGTGGAGAGTTGGGGCTGCGCTAGATCATTCACGGCGTGGACAACATATCATAGCGCCAAAGCGGCGAGGCCGTGCAGACGGCTCTGCGGCAGGTTGAGTCCCTCGCCGTGTCGCAGGAGGGTTTCCGCCGCTTAGCGAGCTCTCCGTTTACTACCAGTTCGGCGCCACACTTCCGTAcaagacgacggcgccgtgcgctgctgtaCGACGGCTATTCGAGGCGCCGTGTGTCGTGGGAATGGCGGACTCGAAGCACTTCACGTTCACGACACCGAAGCGCCCCTTTGTGTACGCCCTGTGCGAAGTGGACAGCGCACGTAGAAGgcggcgcttgtgtgcggctgtgcctgtgtgttaTTCCTTACCGTTGTGtgtggaaggagggggagggaaacTGGTGGGGCAAGAGATGGGGCGAGGGCCTGACTGTCTTTCTGCCTCACAGTCTTCCCCGCTGCCCTGGGTCGCCCTTccccatatatatatgtgtgtgtgtgttatgTCGAACTCTCACCCACTCGGACTGCCACGCATAAGCCGCAAAGGACgcaagaagaggaagggagacAGAGGACATAGTCGCTGTCTccgttctccctctctctgtggtgAGGGGGACGGCGGGGGCAGCGGTTTGCCgcttctccccacccccacccccaccctaCGTGCTACGCGCTGTATCTGCCTC contains these protein-coding regions:
- a CDS encoding acetyl-CoA synthetase, putative, producing MSDNPHSLHPLSSDSTSQALHSSTKPPSTPHEGEFHSVRDSSVVEPTEANGKKSHVGPHLGCRMRIYEYSIEHNDAFWAEIARRDFYWKTTWPDDQHVKSYNFDKSKGPIFVKWFEGAVTNVCYNALDRHLPAHKDRVCFYFEGNDPSVTEAVTYGSMYTRVVELANVLKYQYGIAKGDRVGLYLPMIPFAAVAMLACARIGAVITVIFGGFSAQALSSRLKDAQAKLLITADASARGTKPIPLKDVADEALKECEEEGMSIACLVAENMNRQSCKMKEGRDTWYGDALARLTPEQHEECPVEWMGAEDVLFLLYTSGSTGKPKAIVHTTAGYMVYASTTFMYSFDYHMDDVYFCTADIGWITGHSYVVYGPMIHCATSVLFEGVPNYPDYSRWWQLVEKYKVSILYTAPTAIRSLMQAGDDYVKVGNRSTLRVLGSVGEPINVEAWKWLRDVGGEGHCDVSDTWWQTETGGHMITPMPGCTPMKPGSATLPFFGVQPVILDPMKLHEKQGPAEGLLAIRAPWPGMARTIYGDHARFEKTYFGVDGYYMTGDGARRDSDGYYWITGRVDDVLNVSGHRIGTSEIEDAVNTHPAVVESAVVGFPHNIKGEGIYVFLTFRQGTEVTPELLAAVKATVRKVIGPLATPDVMQVARVGLPKTRSGKIVRRILRKVSAGQYTELGDTSTLANPDVVEDLIAEHQRLCSQN
- a CDS encoding 5'-3' exonuclease XRNC, putative, which codes for MGVPLLLTWLRKRFADCFMPADSAVTDYIRESTDNLFIDLNSFLYQAATIITATHRSLRFDSVDEVEDVVLRKLFDLLDDLVMNLVQPKALVYIAVDGVSPLGKMSQQRARRRRGARRQPSASSSSPSRHHEPAGNINDLWDSNCISVGTRFMAKVTEALHFYAVSRTERINAKRLREERVRIDKADASVDSAAGDSAGAPYVFPFLSIIVDDVLRPGEGENKIAEFIRRIRADPSYGPNTSHVICSSDTDVTVTSLILHEPRIHVLRYEPPVSLGGKLPMKSQPPPQHHHHHRSHHQHVRFSSHPHRGSGPSSHGPRRVDGRSGHAHHGAPRPSPRHGAGAAAQPPPPKDSWLSTFFSIHVFRQRLRGILHLSPSSDAASALAGAAVPSVDAEEAALTFEHALHDVVFVLLLFGNDFLPTIGGSIQEGTLDALLSLLATDFVPRGRTLVDPATNRIQYASARYLLSCLAELPGNAKKGGSGGRLQVHNGGSDALDWGFTAEKEAKERDPAFIERQQRREKQHERMCYCYWTMLQWALQYSAGIVEHWGCYYPYGRAPPLSKLATYCGVLTYSALGEIARRRLEMNAAAGRATSSIDGEVGNANEEEDDDDAMDGLPTSVLQAGEAGTAVVDAAERGKPTDVMVQLLILIPPRSVALLPTVFRHHYKEVEAAVQAPVEQLNLVSIGAWCEEKKRSLSEEERTRFTAYQFFASDADLGTAEAPFPARDIAFTAYWNGPAVEAELAALRVSKKAAISAAAGITFTAGATSSTSAAGLQSRAASFFSMGRRPASGTSSNGGAAALLATINITSARASPPPAPATAEIATPLEETPASPSTEATPALQQQHQPVKLQHPAGDYVLWVVPCDALQDALMVKALGTVHGNRFCVGSYVPLVEQDAVLSRSGGPRQEVRLQFRLAVAPMITDTTYGARLLSGYEEPAEVGMRERIAEARKEEADRADPWKQLDKMQTLRQERKRARDVENVHASGEGELDGDLAHAAPPSAGDDGQMPQEVELQERPPPQQVTVDTVDSTVQVADAEALLKLRKEEARRRLTALKAARQAAQQDE